TGGGTCACATTTTCAGGAGATGAGGTCGATGGCAAGATTCAAGTAATAGATACTAAAACCAAGCAAACCATTTCCGTAATTGACGCGGGAAAGCGGATATATCATCTAGTCTTTACGCCAAGAGGAGACCAGGCGTTAGTATCTTCTAATGAAACCAATGAGCTTTTGGCCATAGATGCAAACACTCTTAAAATCATAAAAAGAACGAGAATAAAAAGCCCCTCGGGAATATTTGGCGTTTGGCGTGCTTTTCAAATAGGACTTTAATTTAAGGTAAGGATAGTGAACGAAGAAATTAAAAACCAACTAGCAAAATCACTTCAGCGCCAGGTTCCATTGGTGAGCCAACCGTTTACTGCAGCCGGTGACCCCCTGGGGTTAAGCGAAAAAGAGGTAATTGATCAAGTCCTTCTTTGGCGAGAGCAAAAAGTGCTGCGAGAAATTTCAGCAATCATGGAAGGAGACCTTTTAGGCTACGAGGCGGCCTTAGTTTGCGGCAGGATTCCCCAGGAGCGACTTCATGAAGTTGCTGAGATAATATCCTCTCACCCCACGGTAACGCACAACTATGAGCGCAACCACGACTTTAATCTGTGGTTTACCATATCCGTGCCAAGAGAAATGGGGCTAGACCAAACTTTAAGAATTTTAGAAAACATTACGGGCATTGATCATTACTACCCTCTGCGAAGGACCTTGACCTTTAAAGTCGGGGTAGTTTTTGATTTGCACTCCCTTAGTAACGATACCGCACTCAAAGAAGGTGCTTCTTCTTGCGACAACCTAGTCATTACTGAGGAAACTAAGAAAATTATTTTGGCTCTTCAACAGGACCTACCCACGGTCGCACACCCGTTTCGCACTTTGGCCGAAAAAAACGGCATTAGCGAAGAATCCTTGCTCCACTTTGCCAGTACTTACCTAGGAAAAGCAGTGCGAAAGTATGTGGCAACTTTTTTACACCGCAAGCTAGGCGTCAAATTTAACGCCATGACCGTTTGGAACATTCCTCAAGCAGACTTAAAAGAGAAAGGACTAAAGCTTGCCGCAAATCCTCAAGTAAGTCACTGTTATGGGCGCACCACTATACCAGACTTCCCCTACTCGCTCTATGCCATGGTGCACGGGCCAACCGACGAGCATGTGCAACAGGTGGTAAGCGATATTGCCGAAAAAATCGAATGTCGAGATTACTTAGTGCTTTATTCCCCAACAGAGTTTAAAAAGTGTAGGCTGCGCTATTTTCTTCCTCAGCTAGACGACTGGTGGAGCAAATTTGCCACGCACCTTGGTTAAACAATGAAGACCTACGCAGTAAAATATTTTCTATTGGCGTTATTCATCGTTAGCCTTAGCAAAGAGGCTTATTGCGAGGGAACGTCTCAGGATCCCTTAATGGCGCAAGGAAAAAAGATTTACGAAGACATGCAGTGTGGCTCCTGTCACGTTTTTCGCAAGGAAGGGGTGTCAAATATCGGACCCAAGTTAGATGAAATTGCCAGCACCATGGATGGCACGATGATACGAGAAGCTATCATCGAACCCAATCGCAGCATTGCTAGTGGTTTTAAGGCGGACATAATGCCTAAGGATTATCGCGACAAAATGAGTAACGCCGATCTCGATGCTCTTATTTACTATCTCACTAACGAGAAGCTTGATGAA
The window above is part of the Deltaproteobacteria bacterium genome. Proteins encoded here:
- a CDS encoding cytochrome c; the protein is MKTYAVKYFLLALFIVSLSKEAYCEGTSQDPLMAQGKKIYEDMQCGSCHVFRKEGVSNIGPKLDEIASTMDGTMIREAIIEPNRSIASGFKADIMPKDYRDKMSNADLDALIYYLTNEKLDEN